A genomic stretch from Deinococcus radiotolerans includes:
- a CDS encoding NADH:flavin oxidoreductase/NADH oxidase codes for MTDGPLLFQPLKLRGVTLPNRVVVSPMCMYSAQGGLANDFHLVHLGQYALAGTGLIFTEATAVSPEGRISPEDLGLWEDRQITPLGRVTDFVHAQGGLIGVQLAHAGRKASTYAPWRGRGAVPPERGGWDVIGPDSTAYNDVFPQPHAMTAEDLARLVADFRQATRRAEIAGFDVVEIHAAHGYLLHQFLSPLANSRTDEYGGSFENRIRLLLEVTRAVREVWPHHKPLFVRLSATDWAPGGWDESQTVVLAGLLEREGVDALDLSSGGLTPDQQITPGPAYQTPFAAQVKVAVPDLTVMTVGMIDTPERAEGILRNGDADLIALARPMLGDPHWVQAAARDLGAEPALAAPYHRAQRTT; via the coding sequence ATGACTGACGGCCCCCTCCTGTTCCAGCCGCTGAAACTCCGCGGCGTCACGCTGCCCAACCGCGTGGTCGTGTCTCCCATGTGCATGTACTCCGCGCAGGGCGGGCTGGCCAACGACTTCCACCTCGTGCACCTGGGGCAGTACGCGCTGGCCGGGACGGGCCTGATCTTCACGGAAGCCACCGCCGTCAGCCCGGAAGGCCGCATCAGCCCCGAGGACCTGGGCCTGTGGGAGGACCGGCAGATCACCCCGCTGGGCCGCGTGACGGACTTCGTGCATGCCCAGGGCGGACTGATCGGCGTGCAGCTGGCGCACGCCGGCCGCAAGGCCAGCACCTACGCCCCATGGCGCGGACGCGGCGCCGTGCCGCCCGAACGTGGCGGCTGGGACGTGATCGGCCCCGACAGTACCGCGTACAACGACGTGTTCCCCCAGCCGCACGCCATGACCGCGGAGGACCTCGCGCGGCTGGTCGCGGACTTCCGGCAGGCCACCCGCCGCGCCGAGATCGCGGGCTTCGACGTGGTCGAAATTCACGCCGCGCACGGCTATCTGCTGCACCAGTTCCTCTCCCCGCTGGCGAACAGCCGCACGGACGAGTACGGCGGCAGTTTCGAGAACCGCATTCGCCTCCTGCTGGAGGTCACGCGCGCCGTGCGCGAGGTCTGGCCGCACCACAAGCCGCTGTTCGTGCGTCTGAGCGCCACTGACTGGGCGCCTGGCGGCTGGGACGAATCACAGACCGTGGTCCTGGCGGGCCTGCTGGAACGCGAGGGCGTGGACGCGCTGGACCTCAGCAGCGGGGGCCTGACGCCGGACCAGCAGATCACGCCCGGTCCCGCCTACCAGACGCCGTTCGCCGCGCAGGTGAAGGTCGCTGTGCCCGACCTGACGGTCATGACCGTCGGCATGATCGACACGCCAGAACGCGCCGAGGGCATCCTGCGCAACGGGGACGCTGACCTGATCGCCCTGGCCCGCCCCATGCTGGGCGACCCCCACTGGGTTCAGGCTGCCGCCCGCGACCTGGGTGCCGAACCGGCCCTGGCCGCCCCGTACCATCGGGCGCAGCGGACCACCTGA
- a CDS encoding ABC transporter permease, with protein sequence MKRYLRLVRIFLGATLSAQLEYRANFLGAVLASLGEVGVALLGISILFGQPGVTQVGGWSFREALLVTGFFMLTEGVISVFIQPNMSKIAEAVRTGNMDFTLLKPIDAQFNVSTRNLNVLRFPDLLIGLGLIGYAASGLEVSVGGALAAAVLYGSAVVIVYCIYLGLSTTAFWFVKTQNVTELFSGVFGAARFPVAAFPVPVRFVLTFVLPVAFITTVPAQALTGALGGGLASPLIAAALLLATRWFWRYAVASYTSASS encoded by the coding sequence GTGAAGCGGTACCTGCGCCTCGTGCGCATCTTCTTGGGGGCGACGCTGTCGGCGCAGCTGGAGTACCGCGCGAATTTCCTGGGCGCGGTGCTGGCCAGCCTGGGTGAGGTGGGCGTGGCGCTGCTGGGGATCAGCATTCTGTTCGGTCAGCCGGGCGTGACGCAGGTGGGCGGCTGGTCGTTCCGGGAGGCGCTGCTCGTGACGGGCTTCTTCATGCTGACCGAGGGCGTGATCAGCGTGTTCATCCAGCCGAACATGTCGAAGATCGCGGAGGCCGTGCGGACGGGGAACATGGATTTCACATTACTCAAGCCCATTGATGCGCAGTTCAACGTGAGTACCCGGAACCTGAACGTGCTGCGTTTCCCGGACCTGCTGATCGGCCTGGGCCTGATCGGGTACGCGGCGTCCGGGCTGGAGGTCAGCGTGGGCGGGGCGCTGGCGGCGGCGGTGCTGTACGGGTCGGCGGTGGTGATCGTGTACTGCATCTACCTGGGCCTGAGCACGACGGCGTTCTGGTTCGTGAAGACGCAGAACGTCACGGAACTGTTCAGCGGGGTGTTCGGCGCGGCGCGCTTCCCGGTGGCGGCGTTCCCGGTGCCGGTGCGGTTCGTGCTGACGTTCGTGCTGCCTGTGGCGTTCATCACGACGGTGCCCGCGCAGGCGCTGACGGGCGCGCTGGGTGGAGGGCTGGCGTCCCCGCTGATCGCGGCGGCGCTGCTCCTGGCAACGCGGTGGTTCTGGCGGTACGCGGTGGCTAGTTACACCAGCGCGAGCAGCTGA
- a CDS encoding ABC transporter permease gives MAEYRAEVVIWMLSGTLSLVMMLVWMAQAAAAPGGQIRGYSAPEFATYFLSTWLVSQLLVVWVSHELDFQIRQGTLSPQLLRPVDPMWLHVASHVAERLVRIVPLLVMVGVFTWLSGASFTREWWAYPAALGLAALGFSVRFLYEYAIGLLAFWTESSASFQEVVWLVYAALGGMFAPLAFYPEWVQRVAVWTPFPYMLGLPAQLLAGKATLAQAGRGALVLLVWVAVFWVVRLIVWRVGLRKYGAVGA, from the coding sequence ATGGCCGAGTACCGCGCCGAGGTCGTCATCTGGATGCTGTCGGGCACGCTGTCCCTGGTCATGATGCTCGTGTGGATGGCGCAGGCCGCCGCCGCGCCCGGCGGGCAGATCCGCGGGTACAGCGCGCCGGAGTTCGCCACGTACTTCCTGTCCACGTGGTTGGTGTCGCAGCTGCTGGTCGTGTGGGTGTCGCACGAACTGGACTTCCAGATCCGGCAGGGGACTCTGTCGCCGCAGCTGCTGCGCCCGGTAGATCCCATGTGGCTGCACGTGGCGTCTCACGTCGCCGAGCGGCTGGTGCGCATCGTGCCGCTGCTGGTCATGGTGGGCGTGTTCACGTGGCTGTCGGGGGCGTCGTTCACGCGCGAGTGGTGGGCGTACCCGGCGGCGCTGGGGCTGGCGGCGCTGGGCTTCAGCGTGCGCTTCCTGTACGAGTACGCCATTGGCCTGCTGGCCTTCTGGACCGAGAGCAGCGCGTCCTTCCAGGAGGTCGTGTGGCTGGTGTACGCCGCGCTGGGCGGCATGTTCGCGCCGCTGGCCTTCTACCCCGAGTGGGTGCAGCGCGTGGCCGTCTGGACGCCCTTCCCGTACATGTTGGGCCTCCCCGCGCAGCTCCTGGCGGGCAAGGCCACGCTGGCGCAGGCGGGGCGCGGCGCGCTGGTGCTCCTCGTGTGGGTGGCGGTGTTCTGGGTGGTCCGCCTGATCGTCTGGCGCGTTGGCCTGCGCAAATACGGCGCGGTGGGCGCATGA